The following DNA comes from Rhizobium sp. BT04.
CGCTCTGAGCTCTCGGTGCAAGGGAATAGGGAAGCGAGGCATTAGCCCAGGCGGCGAATGCGGCTGGCGAAAACGCTATTTGCACTAGGCACAGCGGTGCCGCGCGAAAGCCTGCCGGCGGTCACGGTTTACACTTTTCATCGCTGAGGGGGATGTCGTCGCCGGTCATGGCGAGGCGCAGCCACATACATGTGGCCGAATCAATTTAATAGAACTATATGGTTCTATAATTCATCCCACGCGGAATTGGAAGCTGAAATATTTGCGACGCGCGCTAAGCGGCGCCGACACCGGCGGCAAAGATTGCAATGCAGCGCCTGAGATGCGCCAGTAGTGCTGCCCGATCGGGCCAAGCCTTGATGCGTCCTTCCGGCGGCCCCATGCCGCCGAAGATCATATCCATCAACATCCGAGCCCCGCTTTGCGGGTCTTCAAGCGATAACTTGCCTTCCGCCCGACGATCGCTCAGCCAGTCGGCAAGATGCTGCCGGCTGGCAAGGATGCCTTGATGCTGCAGAATGTCGACCAGCTCGGGAAATTGCCCCGCTTCACGAAAGACGAGCTGCAGGAAGCCGGCGCGATCCGCATCCGTCTCCTCATCCATGTCGATCATGAAGATGCGCTC
Coding sequences within:
- a CDS encoding TetR/AcrR family transcriptional regulator yields the protein MDGVDEPVDEPRKRGRPKVSSDEDKRAHIVEIARRVFVKCGYAGSTTAVVAAEAGVSKQTLYKLFQSKEELFAAVVGAHRRMMLDLPRPVEDLSIAESLERIFMIDMDEETDADRAGFLQLVFREAGQFPELVDILQHQGILASRQHLADWLSDRRAEGKLSLEDPQSGARMLMDMIFGGMGPPEGRIKAWPDRAALLAHLRRCIAIFAAGVGAA